From one Triticum urartu cultivar G1812 chromosome 3, Tu2.1, whole genome shotgun sequence genomic stretch:
- the LOC125543629 gene encoding serine/threonine-protein phosphatase 6 regulatory ankyrin repeat subunit B-like translates to MEKQQQERMLLQAAFDGNLRLVKKMARRLNSGPGEAAIMAAVVDGNCGNSALHLAAMEEKMDVCRYLVEDLRLDINQTNDNGETLLFLSAFFGRTVAAKYLLAHDADPKLGGKTGSPLHAAAHKEHQGIVNLLLSRGIDVDLPSPLGTPLHLAATYGQDGTMKILLEHHADPNKVLNLDDTPLSMAIRPIPTASVNCVKLLIKAGADVDFTDSNGGSYVALAATCGSAGIMNCLLEAGANPNIADEFGITPIEVAASQGRREIVEMLFPVTSPISKLPDWSIDGIISHVKTFGLQQDKLKCQKKRAELKLKAAEAFKRSEYMMAAEMYTVAMELGPSSDDYATLLANRSLCLLRLENGSTALKDATLCRMMRPNWPKACYRQGAAFMRLKDYEKACEVFADGLKLDPKAVDIENALREATAMKT, encoded by the exons ATGGAGAAGCAGCAGCAGGAGAGGATGCTCCTCCAAGCCGCCTTCGACGGCAACCTCCGCCTCGTCAAAA AGATGGCGCGGAGGCTCAACTCGGGGCCAGGCGAGGCGGCCATCATGGCCGCGGTGGTTGACGGAAACTGCGGGAACAGCGCGCTGCACCTGGCGGCCATggaggagaagatggacgtctgCAGGTATCTCGTGGAGGACCTCCGCCTTGACATCAACCAAACAAACGACAATG GTGAAACTCTGCTATTCCTTTCTGCATTTTTTGGGAGAACTGTGGCTGCAAAATATCTTCTTGCTCATGATGCCGATCCAAAGTTAGGTGGTAAAACAGGATCGCCTCTCCATGCTGCTGCACACAAAG AACATCAAGGAATAGTCAACCTGCTGCTTTCAAGAGGAATTGATGTGGATTTACCTTCCCCGCTTGGGACTCCGTTGCATTTGGCTGCTACTTATGGTCAAGATGGCACAATGAAGATTTTGTTGGAGCACCACGCAGAT CCAAACAAGGTTCTCAACCTTGATGATACCCCGTTGAGTATGGCCATAAGACCCATACCAACTGCATCGGTGAACTGTGTGAAGCTACTCATTAAG GCTGGCGCTGATGTGGATTTCACTGACTCGAATGGTGGTAGTTACGTGGCGTTGGCAGCAACTTGTGGCTCAGCTGGCATCATGAACTGTTTACTAGAAGCTGGTGCTAACCCGAATATTGCAGATGAA TTTGGTATAACTCCAATTGAAGTTGCTGCTTCCCAAGGCAGAAGAGAAATTGTTGAAATGTTATTTCCTGTAACTTCTCCGATTTCAAAGCTTCCCGATTGGAGCATTGACGGGATCATTTCGCATGTGAAAACTTTTGGTTTGCAGCAG GATAAACTTAAGTGCCAGAAGAAAAGAGCTGAATTGAAATTAAAAGCTGCTGAGGCTTTTAAGAGAAGTGAATATATGATGGCAGCAGAGATGTATACTGTT GCAATGGAACTTGGCCCTAGCTCAGATGATTATGCAACCCTGCTAGCAAATAGGAGTCTCTGTTTGTTGCGCTTGGAAAATGGATCTACGGCTCTCAAAGATGCTACTTTGTGTAGAATGATGCGACCCAACTGGCCAAAAGCCTGCTATCGACAAGGGGCTGCTTTTATGCGTCTGAAG GACTACGAAAAAGCATGTGAGGTTTTCGCAGATGGCCTAAAGTTGGACCCTAAAGCCGTTGACATTGAGAATGCTTTAAG GGAAGCAACTGCAATGAAGACTTAG